A single window of Microbispora hainanensis DNA harbors:
- a CDS encoding response regulator transcription factor → MRVLVVEDERRMAAALRRGLQAEGFAVDLAHDGNEGLHLARVGDYDVVVLDIMLPGMSGYNVCKQLRAEENWVPILMLSAKDGEYDMADGLDLGADDYLTKPFSYVVLVARLRALLRRGGGRRPAVLRAGDLSLDPAARTVTRGEAPVELTPREFALLEYLMRRPGEVVSKPEILEHVWDTYDTDPNVVEVYVGYLRRKIDTPFGRAALQTVRGAGYRLASDGG, encoded by the coding sequence ATGCGGGTTCTAGTGGTGGAGGACGAGCGGCGGATGGCGGCGGCGCTGCGCCGCGGGCTGCAGGCGGAGGGCTTCGCCGTCGACCTCGCGCACGACGGGAACGAGGGCCTGCACCTGGCGCGCGTCGGCGACTACGACGTGGTCGTGCTCGACATCATGCTGCCCGGCATGTCCGGCTACAACGTGTGCAAGCAGTTGCGGGCGGAGGAGAACTGGGTGCCGATCCTCATGCTGTCGGCCAAGGACGGCGAATACGACATGGCCGACGGGCTCGACCTCGGCGCCGACGACTACCTCACCAAGCCGTTCTCGTACGTGGTGCTGGTGGCCCGGCTCCGGGCGCTGCTGCGCCGGGGCGGCGGCCGCAGACCCGCCGTGCTGCGCGCCGGCGACCTGTCGCTCGACCCGGCGGCGCGTACGGTCACCCGGGGCGAGGCGCCGGTCGAGCTGACGCCCAGGGAGTTCGCCCTGCTCGAATATCTGATGCGCCGGCCGGGCGAGGTGGTGTCGAAGCCCGAGATCCTGGAGCACGTGTGGGACACCTACGACACCGATCCGAACGTGGTCGAGGTGTACGTCGGCTATCTGCGCAGGAAAATCGACACGCCGTTCGGCCGCGCCGCCCTGCAGACCGTGCGCGGGGCCGGATACCGGCTCGCGAGCGACGGCGGCTGA